CCGCTGCTGGCTCGGCGAGCTGTGACAGCTCCGATTCGAACCGTCCGCGACAGCGCGGCCATGGCGATTTCGTTCGGGCGTCTGGTGCGCCCGGTCACCGATACCTGGTCCCCGGTGATGACGCGGCGCGGTCTCGGACGACGGTTGGCGACCCTCGATGTCCCCGTCGCGGACTTGCGTGCGGCAGCGCATACCGCGGACTGCACGATCAACGACGCCTTTCTGGCCGCGGTCGTCGTGGGTTTGCGCACCTACCATGCCCGCCACGGCGCGGATGTCGAGCGGCTTCGAGTGACGATGCCGATCAGCCTGCGCAGGGCGGGCGATCCGATCGGCGGGAATCGCCTCACGTTGTCCAGGTTCGCGCTTCCAGCCGACCGCGCGGACCCCGCGGACGTGATGCGGGGCCTGCACGAGGCGATCGTGGGGTGCCGCAGCGAACCCGCACTGCCGTATTCGGCTGCCGCGGCGGCCATCCTGAATCGCTTGCCCGTCGGCATGGTGACCGCCATGCTGAAACATGTGGACTTCGTCGCGTCGAACGTCCCGGGCTCACCGGTACCGATGTATGTCGCCGGCGCGAAAGTCGAGCGGATGTATGCCTTCGGTCCCACGATCGGCACGGCGTTCAACGTGACCCTGATCTCCCATGTCGGGACCTGCTGCGTGGGGATCAACGCGGACACCGCCGCCGTGCCGGATCTCGAAGTGCTGAAGGATTGTCTCATCGACGGCTTCCGCACCGTGCTCGAGGTGGCGACCGCTCATCCTTCCGGCGAATTCGATAATGCCGCAGGTGAATTCACTGGTCACGATCAGGTCCAGGGCCCGCGCCGGTGACGATCTCCCACCGCCGTGTCCTGATCCCGGCCGCCGCCATCGCATGGAGGCTGGACGCTCACCGGTTCGATCCGGAAGACGGGGCAACGGCTCGCGGCGGCGGCGAAGCTGTCCGGGGAGCTGGATTCGGCCACCCCGTTTCTGACGAATGCCTGTGCTCCCCTGGGGTTTTGGCGGGGGAACGCGCGTAGCACGGGGACGCGCTGCGGCTCGGTCACTTCGATCAGGTCGACGATCCGGGACTTCCGGCCGCGAGCGAGCACACCGTGTCCGGCGACGCGAGCGTTCTTGACCCAATCGGCATCGGGATAGGCCTGGACGAGGTACTCGACGCCGTCGACGAGTATCGGCGCGACCGGGGTGGTTCGTGGTGTTCCCGTAGCGCGGCCCTTGACCGTGAGCAGATGAATCGGGCCGAACGGCATGCCGATTCGATCGGCGAATACGACGACCCGATTGCGGAGACCGCGTGTCGTGGACGGCGTGTGGCGTTCGTCGCGCAGCCGGCCGACGCCGGCGGTGGCGGTGGCGGTGGCGGTGAACCCGATGACCACCGCGATCACCAGAGCGAAGGCGAGGAGCGCGCAACCGGTTCGGGTGACATGCAACAGTTCCCAGCGTCGCAGGATATCGGCGTAGTCGGCGGGCGGGGTACCCACTGCCCATCGTTTGATCTGCTGATTGATCGGGACGTTCCCGAATCGGGTCACCAGGAATGAGGTGACCAGCAGCGCGGCGGCGGTCGCGGCGACCCACCGCCGGC
The genomic region above belongs to Nocardia spumae and contains:
- a CDS encoding wax ester/triacylglycerol synthase domain-containing protein, whose protein sequence is MGDPRESHLTQSDLFSWSMERDAILRSTVVSTLMLDTTPDVDRLLRMIDRGTRMAPRFRDKLVALPIGLAPPRWTPDTDFDLSWHVRHVALPASTDASSVLEFARCEAMTAFDPARPLWQATLLSGLSGGRAALVLKFHHSLSDGVGGIQLANEIVDFTRAGRDPEPVPERPVAQRRGLPAIVAWNWAVGSALARSGASRLPLLARRAVTAPIRTVRDSAAMAISFGRLVRPVTDTWSPVMTRRGLGRRLATLDVPVADLRAAAHTADCTINDAFLAAVVVGLRTYHARHGADVERLRVTMPISLRRAGDPIGGNRLTLSRFALPADRADPADVMRGLHEAIVGCRSEPALPYSAAAAAILNRLPVGMVTAMLKHVDFVASNVPGSPVPMYVAGAKVERMYAFGPTIGTAFNVTLISHVGTCCVGINADTAAVPDLEVLKDCLIDGFRTVLEVATAHPSGEFDNAAGEFTGHDQVQGPRR
- a CDS encoding anthrone oxygenase family protein, whose amino-acid sequence is MLSKSVRGAALLFSGLLAGAFGYGAVNVLYAFREVPLDVRFTFHVALMRVNGPVMQSLMGLAVLSTLLLAARSRGGRRWVAATAAALLVTSFLVTRFGNVPINQQIKRWAVGTPPADYADILRRWELLHVTRTGCALLAFALVIAVVIGFTATATATAGVGRLRDERHTPSTTRGLRNRVVVFADRIGMPFGPIHLLTVKGRATGTPRTTPVAPILVDGVEYLVQAYPDADWVKNARVAGHGVLARGRKSRIVDLIEVTEPQRVPVLRAFPRQNPRGAQAFVRNGVAESSSPDSFAAAASRCPVFRIEPVSVQPPCDGGGRDQDTAVGDRHRRGPWT